A single region of the Populus nigra chromosome 2, ddPopNigr1.1, whole genome shotgun sequence genome encodes:
- the LOC133682149 gene encoding subtilisin-like protease SBT3: MASHRHVLLYKLWICFITILYFTETLSQTDNYIVHMDLSVMPKSFSGQHHWYLATLASVSDVADSSTARASEATLTASSKLLYSYTHVVNGFSASLTPSELEALKKSPGYISSIKDLPVKHDTTHSPKYLGLTPQSPAWKVSNYGDGIIIGLVDTGAWPESESYNDHGMPEIPKTWKGECESGTQFNSLMCNKKLIGARFFNKGLIAKNPNITISMNSTRDTEGHGTHTSTTAAGNFVEGASYFGYAKGTASGVAPRAHVAMYKALWDEGSYTTDLIAAIDQAISDGVDVLSMSLGLDGLPLNEDPIALATFAAIEKNIFVSTSAGNEGPFLETLHNGIPWVLTVAAGTMDRGFDAALTLGNGISITGSSFYLGSSSFSDVPIVFMDDCHTMSELIKIGPKIVVCEGAFDSNDLNDQIENVSSANVTAGVFITNFTDTEEFIGNGFPVVIVSLKDGKTIIDYIKNSNSPQASAEFRKTDLGIEPAPRLTSYSSRGPSTSCPLVMKPDIMAPGSLILAAWPQNIAVDSNNSQPMFSNFNILSGTSMACPHAAGVAALLRKAHPDWSPAAIRSAMMTTADTMDNTMEPIKDIGFGNRINPATPLDMGAGQVNPNKALDPGLIYDVNSTDYVRLLCATNFTEKQIQVITRSSSTDCSNPSSDLNYPSFIAYFNEKKSPSNLTIVREFHRTVTNVGEGTCIYTASVTPTRGLKINVMPDKLEFKTKYEKLSYKLTIEGPALLDETVTFGYLNWADAGGKHVVRSPIAATSLSPELSSKN; the protein is encoded by the coding sequence ATGGCTTCTCATCGCCATGTTCTCTTGTATAAGTTGTGGATTTGCTTTATCACTATCCTATACTTCACTGAAACATTATCACAAACCGACAATTATATTGTTCATATGGATTTATCCGTGATGCCCAAATCCTTTTCAGGCCAGCATCATTGGTACTTGGCCACTCTTGCTTCTGTATCTGATGTCGCTGATAGTAGCACCGCCAGGGCTAGTGAAGCCACTTTGACTGCCTCTTCTAAACTTCTTTATAGTTATACTCATGTTGTCAACGGTTTTAGTGCTAGTCTCACTCCTTCTGAGCTCGAGGCTTTAAAAAAGTCTCCAGGCTACATTTCTTCCATTAAAGACTTACCTGTTAAACATGACACAACTCATTCACCCAAATATCTTGGCCTTACACCTCAGTCCCCAGCATGGAAGGTGTCGAATTATGGTGACGGTATCATTATTGGGTTGGTGGACACAGGTGCCTGGCCAGAAAGTGAGAGTTACAATGACCATGGAATGCCTGAAATTCCAAAGACATGGAAAGGAGAATGTGAGAGTGGCACTCAATTCAACTCCTTAATGTGCAACAAAAAGCTCATTGGAGCTCGATTTTTCAACAAAGGCCTGATCGCAAAGAATCCCAACATCACCATATCTATGAATTCAACACGCGACACGGAAGGCCATGGGACCCACACATCTACCACAGCTGCTGGAAATTTTGTGGAAGGTGCATCATATTTCGGCTATGCCAAAGGAACTGCTAGTGGCGTGGCTCCACGGGCACATGTAGCCATGTACAAGGCTCTGTGGGATGAAGGTTCTTATACAACCGATTTAATTGCTGCAATTGATCAAGCAATTAGCGATGGTGTAGATGTATTATCTATGTCATTGGGCTTGGATGGACTTCCTTTGAATGAAGACCCTATTGCCTTGGCAACATTTGCAGCCATAGAGAAGAATATATTCGTGTCTACTTCTGCTGGAAACGAAGGGCCTTTCCTCGAGACACTACACAATGGCATACCTTGGGTGTTAACAGTTGCTGCTGGCACTATGGACCGTGGATTTGATGCAGCTTTGACACTTGGCAATGGAATTTCAATCACAGGCTCATCTTTCTATTTGGGGAGTTCATCATTTAGCGACGTACCAATCGTTTTCATGGATGACTGTCACACAATGAGCGAATTGATTAAAATTGGACCGAAGATTGTGGTCTGTGAAGGTGCGTTTGACAGCAACGACTTAAATGACCAGATTGAAAATGTCAGCAGCGCAAATGTTACTGCAGGTGTCTTCATAACAAATTTCACAGACACTGAGGAATTCATCGGGAATGGATTTCCAGTTGTGATTGTGAGTTTAAAGGATGGGAAAACCATCATAGATTACATCAAAAACAGCAACAGTCCACAAGCAAGCGCAGAATTTCGGAAAACAGATCTGGGGATTGAACCAGCTCCGAGACTCACTAGTTACAGTTCTAGAGGGCCATCCACGAGCTGTCCTTTGGTCATGAAGCCTGACATTATGGCTCCTGGTTCACTAATCTTAGCTGCATGGCCTCAAAATATTGCTGTGGATTCGAACAATTCACAGCCTATGTTCAGCAATTTCAATATATTGTCAGGGACATCCATGGCTTGTCCGCATGCAGCTGGAGTGGCTGCACTCCTAAGGAAGGCACACCCTGATTGGAGCCCAGCTGCAATTCGATCAGCCATGATGACCACTGCTGATACAATGGATAACACTATGGAACCTATTAAAGATATTGGTTTTGGTAATAGAATAAATCCAGCTACCCCTCTAGACATGGGAGCTGGACAAGTTAACCCCAACAAAGCTCTAGACCCGGGTCTCATTTATGATGTTAATTCAACTGATTATGTGAGATTACTTTGTGCCACAAATTTCActgaaaaacaaatccaagttaTCACAAGATCATCTTCTACCGATTGTTCCAACCCATCCAGTGACCTCAACTACCCTTCTTTTATTGCCTACTTCAATGAGAAAAAATCCCCATCAAATCTGACCATTGTGCGAGAATTTCATAGGACAGTGACCAATGTTGGAGAGGGAACATGTATTTACACAGCAAGTGTGACTCCCACGAGGGGCTTAAAAATCAATGTCATGCCAGACAAGTTGGAGTTTAAGACAAAGTACGAGAAGCTAAGCTACAAACTGACTATTGAAGGTCCAGCACTTCTGGACGAAACAGTGACCTTTGGTTATCTCAATTGGGCTGATGCTGGGGGTAAACATGTTGTCAGGAGTCCCATAGCGGCAACAAGTTTGAGCCCAGAATTGTCTTCGAAGAATTAA
- the LOC133681479 gene encoding subtilisin-like protease SBT3, which produces MDSSHKPATFLTHESWHRFTLRSLSNPADGEGTFLYSYSHAMQGFSARLTPSQLAEIERSPAHIGTYRESFGKLFTTHSPKFLGLRQNSGILPAASRGEGVIIGIIDTGIWPESESFHDKGMPPVPQRWKGKCENGTGFSPSACNRKLIGARSFSKGLIAAGRKISTEYDYDSARDFFGHGTHTSSTAAGSYVLGANHFGYARGTARGVAPAAHVAMYKVLFATDTEESAATDVLAGMDQAIADGVDIMSLSLGFTQTPYFNDVIAIASLSAMEKNIFVVCAAGNDGAYNSTHNGAPWITTVGAGTLDRSFTATMTLENGLTFEGTSYFPQSIYIEDVPLYYGKSNGSKSICNYGALNRSEVHRKIVLCDNSTAIDVEGQKEELERVGAYAGIFMTDFSLLDPEDYSIPSIVLPTVSGALVREYVANVTAAKVKSMTFLSTNLGVKPAPQVAYFSSRGPDPITPGVLKPDILAPGVDVLAAIAPNKPFMELGKYDLTTDYALYSGTSMSAPHVAGVAALLKNIHPEWNPAAIRSALMTTAYTNDNTRTTMKNQMINLPATPLDFGAGHINPNKAMDPGLIFDMNVQDYVNFLCGLGYTAKQMSAVLRRNQWNCSQEPTDLNYPSITAIFTNKTSSPITKTFSRVVTNVGDYDSVYQATIEIPKEMRIKVEPSTLSFTKKNQKQGFVISIDIDEDAPTVTYGYLKWIDQHNHTVSSPVVAIKF; this is translated from the coding sequence ATGGACAGCTCTCACAAGCCTGCCACATTCTTAACCCACGAATCATGGCACCGGTTCACGCTCAGATCTTTATCAAATCCAGCCGATGGCGAAGGAACGTTTTTGTACTCCTACAGTCATGCCATGCAGGGGTTTAGTGCCAGGCTCACACCTTCTCAGTTGGCTGAAATCGAGAGATCCCCAGCTCACATTGGCACATATAGAGAGTCATTTGGGAAGCTATTCACCACCCACAGCCCCAAGTTTCTAGGATTGAGACAAAACTCTGGAATATTGCCCGCTGCATCTCGTGGTGAAGGAGTGATCATAGGGATCATTGATACAGGAATTTGGCCAGAGAGTGAAAGTTTTCATGACAAAGGCATGCCACCAGTTCCTCAGAGATGGAAGGGCAAGTGTGAGAATGGCACAGGATTTAGCCCTTCTGCCTGTAACAGGAAGCTCATTGGCGCTCGATCTTTCAGCAAAGGACTCATAGCTGCAGGAAGAAAAATTTCTACAGAGTATGACTATGACTCCGCGAGAGACTTCTTTGGTCATGGAACACACACATCATCCACCGCGGCTGGTAGCTATGTTCTTGGTGCAAATCACTTTGGATATGCAAGAGGCACAGCCAGAGGAGTAGCACCTGCCGCACATGTTGCCATGTACAAGGTACTCTTTGCAACAGATACTGAAGAAAGTGCGGCAACTGATGTACTAGCTGGAATGGACCAAGCTATTGCTGATGGGGTTGACATTATGTCATTGTCTCTGGGTTTTACGCAAACACCATACTTCAATGATGTTATTGCCATAGCTTCACTTTCAGCAATGgagaaaaacatttttgttgTATGTGCAGCTGGGAATGATGGAGCCTATAATTCCACGCACAATGGTGCTCCCTGGATCACAACAGTCGGAGCTGGCACACTTGATCGGAGTTTCACTGCTACAATGACTCTAGAAAATGGGTTGACATTTGAAGGAACATCTTACTTTCCACAGAGCATTTACATCGAAGATGTTCCATTATATTATGGCAAAAGTAACGGGTCCAAATCAATATGCAACTACGGAGCACTGAATAGAAGTGAGGTTCATCGAAAGATAGTACTCTGTGATAATAGCACCGCCATAGATGTTGAAGGGCAAAAGGAGGAGCTTGAAAGGGTAGGTGCATACGCTGGAATATTCATGACAGATTTTTCACTTTTAGATCCAGAAGACTACAGCATTCCCAGCATAGTTCTACCAACTGTTTCTGGGGCTTTGGTTAGAGAGTATGTGGCTAACGTGACTGCAGCAAAGGTGAAGAGCATGACATTTTTGTCCACTAATTTGGGTGTCAAACCGGCACCTCAAGTGGCTTATTTTTCTTCAAGAGGCCCAGATCCAATCACCCCAGGTGTCCTAAAACCAGATATTCTTGCTCCAGGAGTTGACGTGCTTGCAGCAATTGCACCAAACAAGCCATTCATGGAATTAGGGAAATATGATTTGACAACAGATTATGCTTTATACTCGGGCACATCAATGTCAGCACCACATGTTGCAGGAGTAGCAGCTctactaaaaaatattcatcCTGAATGGAACCCTGCAGCCATCCGATCAGCTCTTATGACCACGGCATATACCAACGACAACACTCGCACTACCATGAAAAACCAGATGATAAATCTTCCAGCTACACCTTTGGACTTTGGTGCTGGACACATCAATCCAAACAAAGCTATGGACCCTGGACTTATCTTTGACATGAATGTGCAAGATTATGTCAACTTCTTATGTGGCCTTGGCTATACTGCAAAGCAGATGAGTGCTGTTCTCAGACGCAATCAATGGAACTGCAGTCAAGAACCAACGGACCTAAATTATCCTTCCATTACAGCCATATTTACCAACAAAACCAGCTCTCCAATAACAAAGACATTTAGCAGGGTTGTGACGAATGTGGGAGATTATGACAGTGTTTACCAAGCAACTATAGAAATTCCTAAAGAGATGAGAATCAAGGTAGAGCCAAGCACCCTGTCATTcacaaagaaaaaccaaaagcaAGGTTTTGTCATCAGTATCGACATTGATGAGGATGCTCCAACCGTGACGTATGGCTATCTCAAATGGATCGATCAACATAATCACACAGTATCCAGCCCGGTAGTGGCCATCAAATTCTAA
- the LOC133682875 gene encoding uncharacterized protein LOC133682875, with product MHAKTDSEVTSLAPSSPTRSPRRPVYYVQSPSRDSHDGEKTTTSFHSTPVLSPMGSPPHSHSSVGRHSRESSSSRFSGSLKPGSRKISPNDASRGGRKGQKQWKECDVIEEEGLLDDEERRKGLPRKCYFLAFVLGFFILFSFFSLILWGASKQQKPKITMKSVTFEQFRIQAGSDSTGVATDMISVNSTVRMTYRNKGTFFGVHVTSTPLDLSYSEITLASGSIKKFYQSRKSQRSVAISLISDKIPLYGSGAAFSSSTGTATLPVPLKVNFVVRSKAYVLGKLVKPKFNKRIECDFTFDPKKLNVPISLQKACTYD from the exons ATGCACGCCAAGACAGACTCAGAGGTCACTAGTCTAGCACCATCATCTCCCACAAGATCTCCACGCCGGCCAGTTTACTACGTACAGAGCCCATCACGTGACTCTCACGATGGAGAGAAAACTACGACGTCTTTTCATTCCACCCCTGTGCTCAGCCCCATGGGATCCCCACCTCATTCTCACTCCTCTGTTGGCCGCCACTCGCGTGAATCCTCTTCAAGCCGGTTTTCTGGGTCGTTGAAACCTGGATCGCGCAAGATCTCACCAAATGATGCGTCTAGAGGGGGTCGAAAGGGACAAAAGCAGTGGAAAGAGTGTGATGTTATTGAAGAAGAAGGACTTCTTGATGATGAAGAGCGTCGAAAGGGTCTCCCTCGTAAATGCTATTTCCTAGCTTTTGTTCTTGGTTTCTTTATcctgttctcttttttttctttgattctttGGGGGGCAAGCAAGCAACAGAAACCCAAGATCACAATGAAg AGTGTTACATTTGAGCAATTTAGAATCCAAGCTGGTTCTGATTCAACAGGAGTGGCAACTGATATGATCTCTGTGAACTCCACAGTGAGAATGACCTATCGCAACAAAGGAACATTTTTCGGAGTCCATGTGACCTCAACACCTCTGGATCTATCCTACTCTGAAATCACTTTAGCATCAGGAAGT ATCAAGAAGTTTTACCAGTCAAGGAAGAGCCAGAGATCGGTAGCAATATCTCTTATCAGCGATAAAATACCATTATACGGGAGTGGGGCTGCGTTTAGCAGTTCAACAGGGACAGCCACATTACCAGTGCCTCTAAAAGTGAACTTCGTTGTTAGATCAAAAGCATACGTTTTGGGAAAATTGGTTAAGCCAAAATTCAACAAGAGAATCGAGTGTGATTTCACTTTTGATCCAAAGAAGCTCAACGTCCCAATCTCGCTCCAGAAGGCTTGCACATATGATTGA
- the LOC133681673 gene encoding probable BOI-related E3 ubiquitin-protein ligase 2, with amino-acid sequence MAHPQHQFQQHYQPQQQQQQPKNLRNLYAIDSQTSPAVAYFNPSNLQDQSQHPPYVPPFHVVGFAPGPGNDGSDGGLELQWNYGLEPKRKRLKEQDFLENNSQISSVDFLQARSVSTGLGLSLDNTRVSSSGDSALLSLIGDDIDSELQRQDVEVDKFLKIQGDRLRQTILEKVQADQLQTISLVEEKVLQKLRQKEAEVESINKKNMELEEKMEQLSMEAGAWQERARYNENMINAIKFNIQQVYAQSRDSKEGCGDSEVDDTASCCNGRAIDFHLLSNDNNDMKELMTCKACRVNEVCMLLLPCKHLCLCKDCESKLSFCPLCHSSKFIGMEVYM; translated from the exons ATGGCTCATCCCCAACACCAGTTTCAACAGCACTACCAACctcaacagcaacaacaacaacctaAGAATTTGAG GAATTTATATGCAATCGACAGCCAGACTTCTCCGGCAGTAGCGTATTTTAATCCCTCTAATTTGCAAGATCAGTCTCAGCATCCTCCCTATGTCCCTCCTT TTCATGTGGTGGGGTTTGCTCCGGGTCCTGGGAATGATGGCAGTGATGGGGGACTTGAATTGCAATGGAATTATGGGCTAGAACCCAAGAGAAAGAGATTGAAGGAGCAAGACTTTTTGGAGAATAATTCCCAGATTTCCTCTGTTGATTTCTTGCAAGCACGATCAGTCTCAACTGGGTTAGGGTTGTCTCTTGACAATACCCGTGTTTCATCTTCTGGTGACTCGGCTTTGTTATCGCTTATtggtgatgatattgatagTGAATTGCAGCGACAGGATGTGGAGGTTGATAAATTCCTCAAAATTCAG GGTGATCGACTGCGGCAAACCATCCTAGAGAAGGTCCAAGCTGACCAACTTCAAACTATCTCACTTGTGGAAGAGAAGGTTCTTCAAAAACTTCGTCAGAAAGAAGCAGAGGTGGAGAGCATCAATAAGAAGAACAtggaacttgaagagaaaatggAACAGTTGTCTATGGAAGCAGGTGCATGGCAGGAACGGGCCAGATACAATGAAAACATGATAAATGCCATCAAGTTTAACATCCAGCAAGTCTATGCTCAAAGTAGAGATAGTAAAGAAGGTTGTGGTGACAGTGAGGTGGATGATACAGCTTCGTGCTGCAATGGCCGTGCCATTGATTTTCACCTGCTTTCCAATGACAATAATGACATGAAGGAGCTGATGACTTGTAAGGCTTGCAGAGTCAATGAAGTTTGCATGCTTTTGTTACCTTGTAAGCATCTCTGCCTCTGTAAGGATTGTGAAAGTAAGCTTAGTTTTTGTCCCCTGTGTCATTCCTCCAAATTTATTGGCATGGAAGTTTATATGTAA
- the LOC133683108 gene encoding protein RALF-like 34, with protein sequence MRVSALSLIAASLTFLIVVKAQVDLKDFIQLTSEDLEWPSALSVYDELSDDEDEEYGGGSHRRSLHGGAKHYYLSYGALSANRVPCPARSGRSYYTHYCFRSRGQANPYTRGCSCITHCRR encoded by the coding sequence ATGAGGGTTTCAGCTCTGAGTTTGATTGCTGCCTCCTTAACTTTTCTCATTGTTGTTAAAGCTCAGGTTGATTTAAAGGATTTCATCCAACTGACGAGTGAAGATCTTGAATGGCCATCAGCGTTGTCTGTCTACGACGAGTTAAGTGACGATGAAGACGAAGAGTATGGCGGCGGGTCTCATAGGAGGTCTCTGCATGGGGGAGCAAAGCACTATTACTTATCTTATGGTGCTCTCTCTGCAAACAGGGTGCCTTGCCCAGCTCGCTCAGGGAGGTCTTACTATACCCATTACTGTTTCCGATCAAGAGGACAGGCTAACCCCTACACCAGAGGTTGCTCTTGTATCACTCACTGCAGGAGATAA